One genomic region from Sparus aurata chromosome 15, fSpaAur1.1, whole genome shotgun sequence encodes:
- the LOC115596980 gene encoding uncharacterized protein LOC115596980 isoform X2, with protein MRRNNVPTVRLNQSLTRCAACYNQRAGSMPHRGGDSSSSAEDSGPEADWQSEAESSSSSSCSVEDLSEEPDEPETQTTSAAAAEAESGGGDADEGDETGGASESQKDQSRTKAVTRRGPLVKSSSSSFSSLTPHLAPLTLLPRPQTVVSTLRLQVLPQTNDDGDLLFVEQQEENSEESSGGRGRDGVNGLLHPPTGLPWQPFTLHHHHQQQPQHFPPLSAQGQRLLLPPPHTLPVQHLPMLHTHLQAPHTHLQAPHTHLQAPHTHLQAPHTHLQALADPHLCWYCYSMQFPYSPHWSLYGGGHLPR; from the exons ATGCGGAGGAACAATGTGCCGACAGTCCGACTCAACCAAAG CCTGACTCGCTGCGCCGCCTGCTACAACCAGCGGGCCGGCTCCATGCCTCATCGGGGCGGTGATTCCAGCTCTTCAGCAGAGGACTCTGGACCAGAGGCGGACTGGCAGTCAGAAGCAGAgtccagctccagcagcagctgctctgtggAGGATTTATCAGAAGAGCCGGACGAGCCTGAaacacagacgacctccgctgctgctgctgaggctgaATCTGGAGGAGGAGACGCTGACGAAGGAGACGAGACGGGAGGAGCGTCGGAGAGCCAGAAGGACCAAAGCAGGACAAAGGCGGTGACTCGAAGAGGACCACTTGTCaagtcttcctcctcctccttctcctccctgacTCCTCACCTCGCCCCTCTGACCCTCCTGCCTCGCCCTCAGACGGTCGTCTCCACCCTCCGCCTGCAGGTGCTGCCACAGACAAACGACGACGGCGACCTCCTCTTTGTCGAACAACAGGAGGAAAATTCGGAGGAAAGTtctggaggaagaggacgagaCGGAGTCAACGGTCTGCTGCATCCACCGACAGGGTTACCGTGGCAACCGTTCACATTacaccatcaccaccaacaacaGCCTCAACACTTCCCTCCACTCTCAGCTCAGGGTCAAAGgttgctgctgccgccgccgcacACACTTCCTGTGCAACACCTCCCGATGctccacacacacctgcaggcaccacacacacacctgcaggcaccacacacacacctgcaggcaccacacacacacctgcaggcaccacacacacatctgcaggCACTCGCAGATCCACATCTGTGCTGGTACTGTTACAGTATGCAGTTTCCTTACTCTCCACACTGGAGTCTTTACGGAGGTGGACACTTACCCAGATAA
- the plekha3 gene encoding pleckstrin homology domain-containing family A member 3, whose product MEGILYKWTNYMTGWQPRWFVLENGVISYYDSEDDVSKGSKGSIKMSVCDIKVHPTDLTRLELIIPGEQHFYVRAVNAAERQRWLVALGSSKAGTLDSHKHKGPDCLKTKMSELRLYCDLLVQQVQTIQSQHTDDSEAPPTSEASLLSATCATFIRTLEECMTLANQSLTPDLRPPERMKRSISHPGTYSFDRSGVLKEYMSAGQRSTQRRNRTCSDSSVYDTERVLPGLNGDSSSIPEERGGIVSPKTTPTDTDTDLSI is encoded by the exons ATGGAGGGGATTCTGTACAAGTGGACGAATTACATGACAG GCTGGCAGCCGCGCTGGTTCGTGCTGGAGAACGGAGTCATCTCTTATTATGACAGCGAGGATGACGTCAGTAAAGGAAGCAAAGGATCCATCAAGATGTCCGTGTGTGACATCAAAG ttcatCCGACAGATCTAACACGTCTGGAGTTGATAATCCCCGGCGAGCAGCATTTCTACGTTCGAGCGGTGAACGCcgcagagagacagaggtggCTCGTGGCGTTGGGCTCGTCCAAAGCTGGAACTCTGgacagtcacaaacacaaag GTCCTGACTGTCTGAAGACGAAGATGTCTGAACTTCGTCTGTACTGTGACCTCCTCGTCCAGCAGGTCCAAACCATCCAATCACAGCACACTGACGACTCAGAGGCCCCGCCCACTTCAGAG GCTTCTCTCCTCAGTGCAACCTGTGCAACCTTCATCAGGACTTTAGAGGAGTGTATGACGCTGGCCAACCAGagtctgacccctgacctccgACCTCCTGAAAGG ATGAAGAGGTCGATCAGTCATCCTGGAACATACAGCTTTGACAG GTCCGGTGTGCTGAAGGAGTACATGAGtgcaggtcaaaggtcgacTCAGCGCAGGAACCGGACCTGCTCCGACAGCTCTGTTTATGACACCGAAC gtgTGCTGCCCGGCCTCAACGGAGACTCGTCCTCCATTCctgaagagagaggaggcatCGTGAGCCCAAAGACCACACCCACTGACACAGACACGGACCTGTCCATCTGA
- the LOC115596980 gene encoding uncharacterized protein LOC115596980 isoform X1 translates to MNAEEQCADSPTQPKLSLTRCAACYNQRAGSMPHRGGDSSSSAEDSGPEADWQSEAESSSSSSCSVEDLSEEPDEPETQTTSAAAAEAESGGGDADEGDETGGASESQKDQSRTKAVTRRGPLVKSSSSSFSSLTPHLAPLTLLPRPQTVVSTLRLQVLPQTNDDGDLLFVEQQEENSEESSGGRGRDGVNGLLHPPTGLPWQPFTLHHHHQQQPQHFPPLSAQGQRLLLPPPHTLPVQHLPMLHTHLQAPHTHLQAPHTHLQAPHTHLQAPHTHLQALADPHLCWYCYSMQFPYSPHWSLYGGGHLPR, encoded by the exons ATGAATGCGGAGGAACAATGTGCCGACAGTCCGACTCAACCAAAG CTCAGCCTGACTCGCTGCGCCGCCTGCTACAACCAGCGGGCCGGCTCCATGCCTCATCGGGGCGGTGATTCCAGCTCTTCAGCAGAGGACTCTGGACCAGAGGCGGACTGGCAGTCAGAAGCAGAgtccagctccagcagcagctgctctgtggAGGATTTATCAGAAGAGCCGGACGAGCCTGAaacacagacgacctccgctgctgctgctgaggctgaATCTGGAGGAGGAGACGCTGACGAAGGAGACGAGACGGGAGGAGCGTCGGAGAGCCAGAAGGACCAAAGCAGGACAAAGGCGGTGACTCGAAGAGGACCACTTGTCaagtcttcctcctcctccttctcctccctgacTCCTCACCTCGCCCCTCTGACCCTCCTGCCTCGCCCTCAGACGGTCGTCTCCACCCTCCGCCTGCAGGTGCTGCCACAGACAAACGACGACGGCGACCTCCTCTTTGTCGAACAACAGGAGGAAAATTCGGAGGAAAGTtctggaggaagaggacgagaCGGAGTCAACGGTCTGCTGCATCCACCGACAGGGTTACCGTGGCAACCGTTCACATTacaccatcaccaccaacaacaGCCTCAACACTTCCCTCCACTCTCAGCTCAGGGTCAAAGgttgctgctgccgccgccgcacACACTTCCTGTGCAACACCTCCCGATGctccacacacacctgcaggcaccacacacacacctgcaggcaccacacacacacctgcaggcaccacacacacacctgcaggcaccacacacacatctgcaggCACTCGCAGATCCACATCTGTGCTGGTACTGTTACAGTATGCAGTTTCCTTACTCTCCACACTGGAGTCTTTACGGAGGTGGACACTTACCCAGATAA